Genomic window (Corticium candelabrum chromosome 3, ooCorCand1.1, whole genome shotgun sequence):
TACACTTCAATCCTGAAAGACAGATGGTGCGACTTCCTGCTGAGTAATGGTTTTCTGGATACATCAGTTCAAAAAGCCTTTTTGCCTGATGTGTGTGGAACAGATGAACATCATTTTAACTTGTGGTCTCTCATGGAAGATGCTAGAAGGAAtcgtcgctgtctgtctgtttgctggttGGACTTTGCAAATGCGTACGGATCCGTGCCTCACTGGTTGGTTCGAGAAAGCTTTGTTCTTCATCATGCGCCACTCCACTTACAGAAAGTGGTTATGAATCTCTATTCATCACTTCAGCTGCTGGTATCTACATCAGAATGGTCCACCCCTTCTATTCCATGTCACAAAGGGGTATTCCAAGGCGACCCTTTCTCGGTGATAGTTTTCAATACAGTGATCAATACTCTAGTTCTTCAATTACAACAGTCTGCCCCATCGATTGGTTACAAGTTACAAAACACAGAGCATATTGTTAACACTCTTCTCTTTGCTGACGACTTAACTCTTCTCGCCAGAAATTCCAAGAACCTACAAACCCTCTGCGACATCGTGTCCAAGTGGTGTTGTTGGTCACAACTGTCCATCAAGCCTTCAAAATGTTCATCGCTCAGTTTATCGTTCAAGCCGTCTTACCATGCCCGTGACCCTGCCGTTTCTGTTTCTGGTTCTTCAATTCCATTTCTTGGTGAGGACACCTTCAAGTTTTTGGGAATGCCAGTAAATGGGAAGTTGAGCACTGTGTCTTTCAAGGAATCACTAAAGGCTAAAGTTCGTCAACTAATGGAAAAAGTTGATTCTTGTCTGCTTAGCTGTTGCcgaaaactcaaactttacagTCAAGGAGTGTTTCCTAGGCTCGCTTGGTCACTGTCTTTAGTACCACTGGCTCCCAGTTGGGTTAGAACAGACGTGGACAGCATAGTGACTTACTTCTTGAAGAAATGGACGAAACTACCCAGATCCGCATGCACTGTTCGTTTATATTTGGAAAAGTCCAAAGGTGGTCTTGGCCTTCCTTGTCTTTCGCACTGCTCCTCAAAATTTCAGGCATCTAAATCTGCTCGTTTTTTGACCTCATCTGATAACACAATCCGGTACCTGGCAACAAAAGCTGCTGTGAATGGGTTTCACCCTGAGAGATTTTCTTCAGTTAGAGAAGGACTTGTTTCTTTATCAGACTCACCTGGACTGTCAGGCTCGTCGCTTGGTGAAAAGACCAAAAACAGACTTGACAAGAACTTTCAGCAGCATCTTCTGGAGACACTGCAGAGCCGCAAAGTGCAAGGAGCGACAAGCCGGATTGACAATTCTGCGCCAGATTTATGGTCAAAAGTTGTTTACAGTTTAACATCAGAACATTTCTCTTTCATTCTAAATGCTGTCTCGGAGTCATTACCAACGAATGCCAATCTTCTGCTGTGGAAGAAGAGAACAAATGATGGATGTCCACTCTGCCATAAACGACAGACTCTTCTACACGTTCTAAATAATTGTTCTGTTCTCCTTAAGAGAGGCTGTTATAATACCCGGCACGACGCTGTTCTCAAGATAATCTACGACACCATCTCTCAGAATACGTCCACCAGTAATTACAACGTTTTCGCTGATCTTGCCTGCAGCACTGTTCCATTTCCAACAGACATCGTTGTGACCGCCAAAAGACCTGACGTCATTCTATGGAACGACGTGGTACAGAGAATTTACCTAGTAGAacttactgtctgtcatgagtccAACTTCGATGCAGCTGACGAAAGAAAAACTGCAAGATATTACGACCTAGTGCAGTCTCTGTCAGAAAAGAGATATCTCGTAAAGCAATTTAACCTTCTCGTTGGATCGAGAGGTTTTATTCATAATGCCAATTTGAATTCTTTGTGCACGGAACTACGTATACCAGCTAGGacaaaggagaacatgtgtcttcagattatcaagactgtcatggaagagtcatttaaaatctggatcaagaggaacagttcatagccttgttactgtgtttaattaatggttaacttagtcttctcttttactttagtcttgctgtgctagccaacttcgttgtagctagtctagagctCTTAGCTGCTGTCCCATATGTCGCCACGGGATTGTTAACCGTGTTGGACAGGGGTTGCTAGCTGCtccccatttgtttatttatttcaataaatgggtttgaccgtgtattgtgagatgcatccctccaatacaacagtctagtgtattgtgagatgcagccctccaatacaacagtctagtgtattgtgagatgcagccctccaatacaatagtctagtgtattgtgagatgcagccctccaatacaatagtctagtgtattaagagatgcatcccaCCTACACAACAGTATAGCAAGATGCAGCACAGAATACACACAATTTCTTACTCAACTACTGCTCTTCTTTCTGCTTGATTAAAAAAGGCTGGCACAGTGATAACAGTATCTTTAATTGTCTGGTTGGCATATGCTTCAGTAAAAGTCTGACAGTTCTTAAATATCATTGCTAGTAGCTCTTCAGGAGAATAAGTTTCACTACAGCAAACAGAGAGTGGTTAGTTACACAGtttgagcacacacacacacacacacacacacacacacacacacacacacacacacacacacacacacacacacacacacacacacacacacgcacacacacgcacacacatgcacacacacacacacacacacacacacacacacacacatacacacacacacacacacacacacacacacacacacacacacacacacacacacacacacacacacacacacacacacacacacacactgcttaCTCAACATTACTCAAAAGTTACCTGCCATGTTGAAACAAAACAGTACCTCGAACAACGTCCTCTACAAGATCGTAATATGGAAATCTAAGCAAGAAGCAGCCACATCAGTAGctaaaatgtgtgtgtgtgtgtgtgtgtgtgtgtgtgtgtgtgtgtgtgtgtgcacgtgcacatgtgtgttgCTCTGTAGATGCACCACAACCATGCAGTCTTCGTTACATACCTCTTCCTGTACAGCTCTACTTGTGGGCTTTTAAATGGTTTTCCAATCACATTCTGAAGATAAGTGTATGCATTCTTGGGAAACCGAATACCCTACAATCAGCAAATAAAACAAGTGTAACTAGACATaacaaaacatacatacagacaaacagacaaacagacagacagacggatgaatagatgacagacagacacataaacagacagacacagatggacagacacacacacacacaaactgagacagacagacaggcagacagacagacaaacagacagacagacacagatagacagacagacagacaggtatatggacagacaggtagacagacatacagacagacaaacaaataaatcaaAGAGCATCTAAATCTCTTACAGTGGCAGCAGCTGCATCTCCAAACAGCCTCTCGTCAtccttcaacaacacaattgtGGGCGTTTTCCGTTTCGACTCTCTGTAACAAGTCAACAATtgaaaatcaacaaataaaCTTGAAAAACATATCCAAACTGATTTAGAACGATTTCCATCGGTACCCCCGgctaaaacaaaaaataacgTCAAAAAgtcaaatttcaaaattcaaaatttttatCTTTGTACAAACCTTGACAATTGCTACCTTTAGCCACTCACTTCCAAAGTCAATCGACATTACTGCTATGCTATCTAAAAatttaaacaaaatttaagCATAAAACACCTCGGAGTCCTACACGCTAATCGCAACatgatataataataataataataataataataataataactacgctcggcaataataataataataataataatatattttgtttcataccactacaggtacagtgcaataggccagacaagatacatacactaacaagaTATCTGGACTCCGAGGCGACACAGCACGTGTGGCAGCAGATTGCGCGTCAAATCTCATTTTACACGCTCGAGCAGACTTGTACACTACGTCTCACTCAACTGACCTGCTAATTGACAATTTATCCACAAGGTTGTTACAACACAGAGCAGCCATGCCGCTCGTTTGCTCTCTTTCGCCGCCAATTTCATAGATCAAAGTCTCCGCAAGCTCGATCGGCACTTCCAATGAAAAAACGTTTCTCGAATGAAGAGAAACTGCCACGTGTAGCTAACAGTACCCGAAGTCGGAAACGAGTACGTGGCTTACTCCGATTGGCGTACTTGACGCgttttatcacgtgactacataCCCCGTATATCTTTACTAAAATTCGGTTTTCAGCCGACGTGAAGGCGGGAGTAGTCTAGTCGATGAGTGAATATGTCTTGTGAGCATTCTGGATGTAGAAAGCGAGGGAGAAAGCGGAAATATGACGACAACAGGTAGAAACGGATGAAATTTCGATTTCCGACGCTTGACGTTGTTGAATTGGTGATGACAGTGAAGGAGAGGAGAAGAGACGCAAGACGCACGCGAAAGGTGGTCGCTCGTGTATTGGGAATGTTTGTCTGAGTCTAATTGTAATGATTaggttgtatgtttgtatgtttgcgtGTTTGTCCATACATTGGTCGGTAGGCATTCACATAGCGGTAACAACACTCAAACTATTATTTGAGTTTTACGGTATCTAGCATCacttaattgatatcaaactgtTATTAATCTCTATTGACTGTTGTTGTCGAAACGTGCTGTCTGTAGGCGTAGTTTGTTGTTCAAAATGTTTACTGAATCCACCAACAGTTTGATATTAAATCATCACTTTAGAGAGATCGTGCTAGCTTGTATACTTACAGCACGTCATGTCATGCTGTACGGTTTGTTCTAAGATGGACGTTTCAGGCACGTAGCTAGATgtgtttccaggttgcccggaaaccccAAGAGTTGGGGCTAACATAGAGTGTCAGAAAGGAGCGCAGTCTATACATGTTTGTATACATGTGTTATACATGATAATCTTGAGTGTCATTGGAAACGCTAAGGCAGTCAAAGTTTGTTGTATGTAAACAACTTGGAATGATACTCGGGCAAGAAATGAGTCGTCTAGATATGATAAAGAGATATCATATACAGTAAATGATGTCGACATGAATAAAATTATCAATAGACCTttttgttattgatattaactggAAACTCCAAAAACCTTTCATACACTCTCGATTTCCGGTTTAGTGTGCTGGCAAGAATTTATCAGCAATTGAtataaattgaaattaatacaaaattgTATGAGAAATAGTTAAATACAAAATCGGTATTtcatttttattattgttattgcgCGTGTTTCTGACGTCTGGGTTTCCGAGGGTAGCGTGACCTTGCGGCGCCAGACGTGTACAGTGACAAGCTTGTGCGCGAGCGGATCATATTGACAAAGTGTTTCCCTACTGTCAGCCATGGCCAAGGTGATGAAGGCCAGGGGCCGATTTAGGAAGCGCTAGGCTTGACAGGGGCCACAAAGAATCAATTACGCATGATTATCAGATAGCATGATGAAGTAACTTGGTTTCAAGCAGTTAATGATATATCTAATAATTGAATTCTTCTTACTCTAGACGATGTCAACACAATAGCAAGTGAATTCGCAGTCATCTGATTGGTCTTTTAGTAATGGTGACAATGGTTTCGATCTCGATTCTGACCATTCACCATGATGATCATCATTGTGTTGACTGATGGTGTGACTGCCAGTCCTGGAACTGCTGCTAGCGTTGCTGACTTGCATTTCTGCCTGTTGCCGCGACGGCGGTGGGGGTAGAGATTGCGGTGGAGAATCAGCATATCGAACAGATCTTGGCAAATACTCTGCAGTCCTCGACGCACCGCCCCGACGGAACATCCTCCATGGGTCCTGATTCATGTCTGTAGATCTGATCGACCCAAGAACAAAACGAGAGTGACTATATCCGGGTCCCggctagcctcgaatttccattTCTGCTTCGACCGTAGATAGCGTAAGTGCGCAACTTGCCAAGGTGCCATGATCGTATAAAGTTAAACCCTGGGGAAGCTGGCTGAGGGGCCGCGCAAAACTTGCTGGGGGCCGCATGCGGCCCCGGGGGCCGCATTTGGCCATGGCTGTACTGTACAGCACAGTACATGACTCGTCTACCCTACGGCTTCAGATTTCCTAGCACACGCTCATACACACAACAGAAACCCGCAATACAAAAAGTTCTATGTACAGTCTAGAAGCGCAGCTCAGTACTAGCCTACCTACATAGCTGCCCGTCATGCAACCTGCATGTCACTATGTGTCGAAATCTCTTCAAGCGCTGAACAGTCGACACCAGAGCTCCACGTCGCGTGCGTTCTCTGGTGCTTATTGAGATGATCCTTCCTACCGAACGATTTGCGGCATAGAGAGCAAGAGTAGGGCCGGTGTCCGCTGTGTATCCTCTTGTGCCTCGTCAGCTCCTCGTTGCGAGCAAACGAGCGCGTGCAGTTGTGAAACTTGCAGCGAAACGGTCGCTCCCCGGTGTGCACCCTCATGTGTCCGCGCAGTTGGCCGTGATTCGAGCAGCTCACGTCGCAGTGCGGGCACGGATGCTTCCGTTTTGGCGTCTGAAATGTTGCCGGTTTGTCTCGCTGCACGCCCGGTTTGATAATCGGTCGAAACGCTCCTCTACCGCTCGGATTTCGAGAGAAGTTTGTTGTCTCTGTTGGCCTGGATGAGTTGCTGGGTTGGGATTGCGGCCGCGGCTTGTCTGTACCGCGAGGAAAGACTCCAGCGCTTGACTGTCCGGCGCGATGAACGAGAACTCGCGGGGAGAAAATCTTTGGAGCGACGAGAGCGGCGATCATAGCAGCAGCCGCACGGCGTGAATGTGTACGTGGAGGTGGGTCTTAGGATGTCGTCCCGCCTCTTGGTAAATTGCCGCGAGCGTGTTAGCCAATGAGCGGGCGGGATGAGGGGTTGTTATCCGGGGATTCGTGAGTTAAATAGGTAAATCGGTTCGCACGACAAGGGCGTGAGGGTCGGTGCTAATTGGATCGTCGTTTTGAGTGTCTTGAGTGTGTGGATGAGGTGGATCAACAAAGAGATAAACCGGAAGTGGACGGGTTGACAATATGGCGACAAGAGCCAGAAGTTGTcggtggtgtgtgtttgtgctgatTCTTGGTGCGGGGAGGAATCGCAGCTTGTGGTTAGCTTCCATTTCTCAGGAGATATGGCTGAGGATGTTAGTGTTAGTGATAGGATGTTTGGGTTTTTGGGTGGAGTGAAGTGCGTGGGCGGTGGACGGATGTGTTAGGGTGATAGGCGGATGTAGAGTTGGATAGGGTTGGTGTGATGGATAGATGGGTGTGGTGAGAGGTTTGATACTGATGAGGGATGCTCGtgcatagacacacacacacacacacacacacacacacacacacacacacacacacacacacacacacacacaagtactgCACATGGCCTCTACCCAGTGAGTGCTCTCGCAGACTGAGCAATAATATGtatttggtccagactagtcTAGTGCTCGCATACTTTATGCACACCGCagttattgcacacatacTGTAGTTATTGCATGTGCCCACTGCATGGTACTGATTGTGACATTGATTGAAACGTTAACAGTGTTACCAACAAGCAGGGCATTGTACGCAAACCACAGTTATTTCACAAGCAAGCTACCAAGTCAAAacgacacacataaacacacacacacacacacacacacacacacacacacacacacacacacacacacacacacacacacacacacacagccacaatAACTGTTGAATGTGTGCAATATTGTAACAACTGCAGTATGCGTAAAGTGTGTAAGCACTGGGCCAAATACTGATATTATTGCACAGTCTAGGAGAGCAATCATTGGGTAGGGGTCACGTGCCTGGTCCAGTCCCTTAGCAATATACCTTTCAACAGAAGCaggtgtacatgtgtgtgtgtgcacgcgcgcgcgcgtgctgGTAACTAATATGTAAGTTGTCTTGATGACTGAAGTTGTGTACATGCTTTGTGTGTATACTACAtagacattgtgttgtagtgGAACAGAGAAGGAAGTCTGGGATCACAGAGCAGTTGAAGAGATTGGCCTCGTTGTTGCCAGACAAGTGTACATGTGAAACTCACGTGAGCTAAcgcacatagacagacacacagctagacagacagacagacaaacatacagacaagaagacaatgGTGTTTTACTGCGTATTCTTAGTGTTCTTGGTCGTTGTGCTTTGCTCTAGGGATTGAGTCATTTGTATGTATTGGAGAGGACGCACGCTTTGTTACAGATTTTGACCGTGCAGAACAGGGACTTGAAATCAAAGTGTGTAAATGTCTCAGTAGAAGGTAACATTGGCAACAGTGATGCGTAGTTGTGGACTGTAtgtcttgtttgtgtctttgtctgtgtgtcaatttgtttgtttgtgtgttctttttctttctttttgtttgcctgttttctgtgtgtgtgtgtgtgtgtgtgtgtgtgtgtgtgtgtgtgtgtgtgtgtgtgtgtatgtgtatgtgtgtgtgtgacactccACATTGTTTGGTTAACCAAAAACCAAAACCAATACTAAAATCACACCTTAAATTgtactaaaactaaaactaaaacatgCTGATTTATATTTAGTATTAGACTCATTTATGTTAATTCATTAGGGTAATTAGTGTGCCATTTGCGCAAagaatgtgtttgtctggagCTCCACTCACGACATCTCAGATGTCAGCCTATCTACCATAAAACATTTGGCATGAGGTGCTTGTTAAAACTCACACACGTGGTCGTTCTTACATTCACTGCATTGTAATGGTTGCATGGCTTACTTACTCACTGTACCGTGTACCTACATGGTGCACCTGTTCTTAAATTAGTAGCATCTACATGCATGGTCCTATTGGAGTTTATGCAGATATCACTAAACTAAAATTAGGGCAAAACATTTACCAAAACTAAAACGAAAAATTGTCTTGAAAAACTATAACCAAAACTTAAATATAAcgtacactcaaacctccctaatctgGACAGTATGGGACCAGCCGCTGTCCGGATTCTAGCAATGTCTGGAAGATAGAGTTATATGcttggaatcccagaccaTTTTAATGTAAGGTTTGGTGAACGTCGTACCAGGTCTGCATATAGTATGCGTGTAgagtacacacttgtactacactgtatacaatgtacatgtgtactttcTACTACAGTTACATATGGTACATTCGTGTTCTTCTGCACACTGGCATGTGATAGTCAAGACATGCTTGAGAATTAAGTGTTTATACggggagtttcttgccaaagtgcttaACCGCGGAGTACACACAGACCTGATATGTGCTGGAAAAGTGTCCGGTCTAGGGAGGTGTCTGGATCTTGGAGGTCcagattagggaggtttgaaTGTAATACCaaaacaatgtgtgtgtgtgcactgtgtatatgtgtgtgtgcactgtgtgtatgtgtgtatgagtgtgtgtgtgtgtgtgtgtgtgtgtgtgcactgtgtgtatgtgaatTACTGTTGTTTACAGAGTGCGAGACTGAGGTGAAGAATCTGGAGGCCAAACTGGACGACttgaagagagaaaatgagAGACTAAAACTGCTGATTAACGAAGCAGAAACATTcctaaaaaacaaacaagattgCACGACTAACGACTCAACTCGACAAaaaaggcagacagaaaggGAGCCAACACATACTGCAGTAGCTACTGCTTGTGGCACATCTCACTGTGCAGTAGAGGGTCCAACCACATCCACATCAACTTCATCAAGTCAGTTTGTATCTGTCGCTGCTCTCCTGTCTTTGCACACGAGGAACACTCAACAAAACCAAGACCACGCTGTCGTCTCCTTGTCTCAGCCTCAAGTACAGCCTGCTATGTCACAAGCGTCTCAGACAGAAGTGATGACGTCGTCACAAGGAGgattgatgacatcacaaaTAGGAGTGTCTACATCTACAAC
Coding sequences:
- the LOC134176825 gene encoding Krueppel-like factor 13, which translates into the protein MIAALVAPKIFSPRVLVHRAGQSSAGVFPRGTDKPRPQSQPSNSSRPTETTNFSRNPSGRGAFRPIIKPGVQRDKPATFQTPKRKHPCPHCDVSCSNHGQLRGHMRVHTGERPFRCKFHNCTRSFARNEELTRHKRIHSGHRPYSCSLCRKSFGRKDHLNKHQRTHATWSSGVDCSALEEISTHSDMQVA